A genome region from Nocardioides cynanchi includes the following:
- a CDS encoding cell division protein CrgA — protein sequence MAKLKARPGFTDPDRGPLISVRFVICLVLMVLGVAWVVYYYAAVRVDPNAFPPPKPGSPHFMASMLRWNYAVGFGLFFLGLLLAAHPATPLGRGRGVVVGMLACFLLGLVWICTFYVLSGAQLPKVPVFNDLNQFNLLVGIGFMAVGFSYATRWE from the coding sequence GTGGCCAAGCTCAAGGCCCGCCCGGGTTTCACAGATCCCGACCGGGGGCCGCTGATCAGTGTGCGCTTCGTGATCTGCCTCGTGCTGATGGTGCTCGGGGTGGCCTGGGTCGTCTACTACTACGCCGCGGTGCGCGTCGACCCCAACGCCTTCCCGCCGCCCAAGCCCGGCTCGCCGCACTTCATGGCCTCGATGCTGCGCTGGAACTACGCGGTCGGCTTCGGGCTGTTCTTCCTCGGCCTGCTGCTCGCCGCGCACCCCGCCACGCCGCTGGGCCGCGGTCGCGGCGTCGTGGTCGGGATGCTGGCCTGCTTCCTGCTCGGGCTGGTCTGGATCTGCACCTTCTACGTGCTCTCGGGTGCCCAGCTGCCGAAGGTCCCGGTCTTCAACGACCTCAACCAGTTCAACCTGCTGGTCGGCATCGGTTTCATGGCGGTGGGCTTCTCCTACGCCACGCGCTGGGAGTGA